From the Pediococcus acidilactici genome, the window CACTTTAATACGTCCAATCCGCGTAATTTCGTTTAAAAAGAATTTTTCCAACTCACCATTCGTCGCCACTTGCCACCGGTCGTGCTGGTGGACAATATCGCCAAACGTATCGCGCTGAATCCCCGAATTTGCAAGCGTTCCTAAAATCTGACGGTGCTCTAGCTCCGCAAACTTAACTGGGTAATCAATTTCCAGGACTTTCACTAAAAAATCTGCTTCTTCAGGAATAAAATACTCGGGATAAATTAGTCCCCGTTGATTTTCTGCGTTGGCAAAGCCTCCCGCAAAAGCTAATTTTAGTTCTTCGTCTCGGTTAACTAAGGTCCTTAAAATGTGTTGTTGGCGCGGGTTCAAGAAATTAGTCAAGATGGACCGATTTTGGTCTTTTGCTTCCTGTACTAACGCGCTAAACTCTTCAATTAACGGCTGCTCTTCTGGACGAAAATGTTGTCCAATTGCGTTATCCATAAACCGTCACACCAAATAGCAGTGCTTCAATGTAGGTTAACCCGTTCGAACATAGTTCCAGAACTAATAATGCAAGAATTGGTGAGAAATCGATCCCTAAAATTGGCGGGATAAACCTAAACCAACTCATGTACGGCTGACAAATTTTGGTTAACCATTGTCCAAAGGCCGATTGGTAGGCTCCAGGGAGCCAAGACATTAATACCCAAATAAAAATCAGCATCATATAAATTTGAATTGCCCAGTGTAGTAATTGAAAAATTAACGCAATCATTATTTTTAATCACTCATTTCTTGTCATTATGCAATAAATGGGCTTGAGCCCTGCTCAAACCCATTTAAATACAAATTATTTTCTACGACGTTTGAAGAATGGAGGAGTATCCAATGATTCGTCGTCAGAACTTGTATTGTTATTATCGTTAAACGCGTTAAACTCTTTCTTTTCAACGTTCTTAAACTCGTCATCACTTGGTGAAGAAGGACGAACGTTGCTAGAGTTATTTGATTGCCGTAATTGCCAATCCCCAAATGGATCGTTTGCAGCTTGCGTATTTTGGTTGTTAGCTGCTCCATTGTTATTAAGGTTATCGGTCGAACCAGCCCCGCGCATTTCAGTATTGGCTGAAATGTTGTTTGTGTTCGTAGTATTTACACTACTTGGACTCTCGAAAGAGGTGCGTGCTGGTTGACGGTGTAAAGACGCTCTACCAGCTTTTTTATCAATTCCAGTAGCGATTACCGTTACCCGAACACCGTCCTTTAATTCTTCGTCAATCGAAGTACCGAAGATGATGTTAACGTCATCGTTAGCGGCTTCCGTAACGATTTGTGAAGCTGCTTGAGCTTCAAACAAGGAAAGGTCTGGACCACCAGTAATGTTAAGCAAGACTTGTTCAGCACCATCGATTGATGTTTCAAGCAATGGTGAAGAGATTGCCTTTTTAGTAGCTTCTTCGGTCCGGTTTTCGCCGTTCGCTGAACCAATTCCCATCAAGGCAGAACCTTGGTTTTGCATAACCGTCTTAACGTCCGCAAAGTCCAAGTTAACGTAACCTGGAGAAGTAATCAGGTCGGAAATACCTTGCACACCTTGACGTAAAACGTTGTCAGCTTCGTTGAATGCTTCCATCATTGGCGTCTTCTTGTCAACTAAGTCAAGCAAACGGTTATTCGCAATGATAATCAAAGTATCAACGTGTTCCTTGAGGTTACTTACCCCTTCAGCAGCAAAGCGCGCACGCTTTGGTCCTTCAAATGTAAATGGACGAGTAACTACCCCAACGGTGAGGGCACCTTGTTCTTTAGCAATCTTAGCTACCATTGGAGCAGCACCGGTACCAGTACCACCACCCATGCCGGCAGTAACGAAGATCATATCTGCGCCTTCCAAAGCAGAAGCAATTGTTTGTTGGCTTTCTTCAGCTGCTTTAGCACCAACTTCAGGAGTTGATCCAGCACCTAATCCTTTAGTTAGTTTCGGTCCTAATTGAATTTTTACGTCTGCGTTTGACGCTTGTAAAGCTTGCACGTCAGTGTTAGCAACGATAAATTGTACCCCTTTGACTCCTTCAGAAATCATCCGGTTTACGGCGTTACCACCACCGCCACCAACACCAATAACCTTGATGTTCGCGCCTTTACTCTTGTTATCATCCATTGAAAATTCCATGTTTAATTCCTCCATCGTTAATGTTAGTCAAAGAAATCACTAAACCATTTTTTGATTCCATCGAAGCGATTGGATGTCGCCTTTGGTGATGAATTACGTTCAGCCGGCTTAGAGCGTTCTTGCGTTGGTTCAGGATGCTTTATAGTTGCCTGAGCACGTTTGAATTTAGGTTTCTCATCCACTACGTCTTCTTGCGGCGTATCCGAGACCGTCCGTTCACTCGAAACCATCGCATTTTTCGCTAAGATATCGACATCGCTCATTCGTCCTTCATAGTTCAGGATGGCTAGTGCTTGCGCAAAGGCCGGATGCCGCAATCCCATTTGGTCAGGAACGTATAATTTAGCGTTAGTTTCAAAAATTCTTTCAACTAACTTTTCGATTCCAGGAAGGGCTGCCCCTCCACCAGTAATCACGATTCCGCCTGGCATATCCAGTGCACCAATCTTATCTAACTGCTTTTTGATATTAGTTAAAATTTGTTCCAAGCGTGCTTCAATAATTTCACTCAAGTACTCTTCATCAACCGCAACCGGTTCGTTTTGACCGACCACGTTAACCGGGAACGATTCCTTCCCCGCTTCACTAGCAACCGCATAGCCGTACTGTTGCTTAATTTGTTCCGCGTTATCCAAAGAGGTATTTAACACCACTGAGATATCTTTGGTAACAAATTGGCCACCTTCTTGTTCCACAAAGGTGTATTTAAGGTGATGGTCATGAATTACGGCAACCGTGGATTGGCCCGCACCTAAATCTAACGTAATCGTTCCAAAATCTTGTTCACCATCGTTTAAGATTGTCTTGCCTAGTGCTAGCGGATTAACCACAATGTCCACTAAGTTCAATCCTGCTTGACGAACCGCACTCTTTAAATTATGGATGATTGTTTTAGGCCCGGTAATCAATCCGCCGTTCATCTCTAGGCGAACCCCTACCATGCCTCTTGGATCCTTGATACCGTCGAAACCGTCCACAATAAACTCATCCGGAAGTACATCTACTACTTCTTGTTCCGGAGGTAAATTATGTACAGACGCCGCATTAGAAACTTCAATCACATCTTGATTATTAATCTCACGTGAGCTATCTGAAATAGCAATCATTCCCCGTACGGGTTCGATTCTTAATAAATTAGCTGGAATTCCAGCCACTACATCTTGGATTTGAATATTTGCTTTGCGCTCTGCAGTTTCAATAGCCCGCTTAATGGCAATCGCTGCTTTGTCAATATCAACGATTACACCACGATTGACTCCATCCGAGGGCTCTCTTCCCACACCAATAACGTTCATTTGTCCTTTGACATATTCAGCAACAATAACTTTTATTGAGGTGGTTCCAATATCCAGTCCAACGTAAATTCCTGAATTATCCATAATAAAGGAACCTCCTAGTCGTTTAACTGTTTCATTTATATACTTATCACATATATTAATTAGTTTACCATATTCATTCTTTATTTAGAACGCAGAATTCCACTAAAATTACAGCATATTTCAACTTATTGCTGATTAAAAAGATTCTTCGTGTTCCTAGTTGACGTCTGCGTTCTCATCGTCGGTTGACGAAATATCCGTCACACTGTTTTGCGTAGCCCGTCGTTGCTGGGTTTGATAGTCAACATCGCTTACCGAATTACTGCTTGAAGAACTCGCCGATGAGCTCTTTGACAACTGCGCCTTAATTGATGAACTTTTTTCATGTGTTGTCGATTGACTTTTATCATCCTCGACTTCCGCCGTAGCGGAACTGGATGTCGAAGTATCCGCTTGACTCCGTGGGTATGAGTATGCTCCCACTTGCAAGTCTACAATTCCCCTTTTTTTCATACTTGCTGAAATTTCTGGGTAATACTTCATTTTTTTGGCGAACGTATTTAACACCGCGTACACTTCGTTACCGTCATTCATGAAAAAATGCAACTGGTGCCGTTCTTTTTTAGTTGCCGTATAGTCAACCTCCGCAACGTCATTTTGGACTTCGTTAGGTAGTTTCGCATATTCACTCAAGAAACGTTTTAAAATTTGATTGTCTTTGAATTGTCGGAAAACGGGATAATCACCATCCGGTTGGGTAGCACTCTTTTTCGAAACCGTGCCGTCTTGCCGAACCGCGTAATAATATTTATTACGTACCACATACCCCATCACGGCATTTTCTCGAACCTTAACTTTAACGTGTCCCAACAACGAGACCGAAATTTGGACGTCCTTTAGATCCGGAAACTCATGAACCAATTGGGCTTCATCTTTGTGTTCCGTAAACCAAGCTACCGGAATTACGTCATTTTTCTTTATTGCAGTTTTCTTTATAACTTGGCTGCTGTCAACCCGTTTGTTTCCCTGTACGGTAATGGATTGAACTCGGCTAACCGGGGTACAAAGGTAAACCGTTAATAAAATTAGACCCCCTATGAAACTAGCTAGGACAATTTTAACTGGCTTACTAATCCGGAAAGGATGGTGGACTTTCTTTTTTGGTGGCTGCTTGCGTTGATTGCCCGGTGAGTTCTTTTTAAGCGGGTTCTTAAATTTTCCACCTTTAGACCGTTTTTTTGCCCGGTTAAGCTGCTGATGTTCCTTTTGATAACGGGCCCACGGAGTTAGATTTTCATCATCTTTTCTCTTTTTCATTGGCATCACCCGTTAGGCTTTAATCACTGACTTCAAAACATCGTACAATTTTTCCGCCGCTTGTGGTTGACCTAACTTCTTAGTATTTTCCGCCATCTGGCTCCGCTTTTGATCATCTAACATCAACTCATCTAGCTTAGCTAGTAGCGTTGTAGAAGTTAATTCGTTTTCCGTGATCATTTCCGCAGCGTGTTGGTCAACTAAACTACGGGCATTTTTAGTTTGGTGATCGTTCGTCACGTACGGACTTGGAATTAGAATTGATGGAATCCCTAATGAAGTAAGTTCTGCTAAGCTAGTTGCGCCTGCGCGACCTACAACCACGGCCATTCGAGGAAGCATAGCTGGCATGTCAGCAATGTATGGCAATACCGCTACTTTTTCCTTATAAGGGGCCAAATCTACGTCCTTAGTTAGCTTTTCAAAATGAACTCGTCCAGTAACAAAGATCGTTTGGTAGTTTCGCTTAGCCAACTCGCCTAACGATTGCATGGTAACTTCATTGATTTTTTCTGCTCCCCGGCTGCCACCGAAAATCAACACCGTCGGCACATCATCCTTTAGTCCAAATTGATCTAATGATTGGGGCGTAATTTTAACCACTTCGGTCGCCCGTGGGTTCCCCGTCAAGACAACCTTGTCTTTTGGAAATTGATCCGCAGCAGCCTCAAAAGAAATCGCAATTTTCTTAACAAACTTGCTTAAAAATTTATTAGTAACCCCCACTACGCTATTTTGCTCGTGAATCACCGTTGGAATTCCCATCATGCTGGCGGCAAACACCACCGCCCCGCTGACGTATCCCCCGGTTCCTAACACTACGTCCGGTTTAAATTCTTTAATCATCTTACGCGCCTTAACCACGCTGCTTAAAAACAAGCCCACGGTTTTGAAATTCTCTAACGATAGCGAACGTTTGAATCCTTGAATCTTAATCGTTTTAAAATCGATTCCGGCATTTGGCACGATCTTATTTTCCAGACCCTTATGGGTGCCGACATACAACACTGCTGAATCGGGTTCCACTTCCCGAACTTGCTTAATTAAGGCAAGTGCTGGATAAATGTGGCCGCCAGTTCCGCCTCCTGAAACCATCAGTCTCATTTAGTGACATCTCCTTTTTCCTTCGATAAATTTTCCACGGCGGCAATAAATTCGTCGCCCCGCTCTTCAAACGTTTTGTACTGATCCCAACTTGCTGCTGCAGGTGAAAGTAAAATTACGTCACCTGGTTGGCTATCTTCAAAGGCGATTGCAACCGAGTCCTTAACCCGCGGGCTATCCTTAACGACCTTAACGCCCGCTGCCTGTGCGGCTTCCTTCATCCGGGAAGCGGTTTGACCGTTCACAATTACTTCCTTAACGTGCGGCTTCAAATCTTCTACAAGCCGGGTGTAATCATCTCCCCGGTCTAATCCTCCCGCAATCAAGACAATTGGGCGTTGGAAAGCTTTCAAGGCTACTTGTGTAGCTTCGATATCGGTAGCCTTCGAGTCGTTGTAGAATTGACGCCCCGCTAAAGTTTTTACGTACTGAATCCGGTGCTTTACTCCGCTAAAAGTCTGGAGAACTTGTTTAATATGCTTATTTGCGACCCCTTCAATCTTAGCTACGGCAATCGCTGCAAGCGCATTTTCCACGTTTTGATCTCCGGGCACCCCAATTTCGCTAGCATCCATGATGTATTCATCTCTGAAGAATAGTTTACCGTTCTTTGCGTAGGCCCCATTTTCGACTAAGTCTTGACGCGAAAATGGCACAACTTGGGCATGCGTTCGTTGCGCCAATTGCTGCCACTCGGGATTATCCCAGTTAATGACAAAATAATCATCTTTGGTTTGGTTTTCCGTGATCCTCATCTTGTCATTAACGTAATTTTCCCGCGTCTTATGCCAATCTAAGTGGTTAGAAAAAATATTATTAACCACCGCAATGTGGGGGTGTAATTGGTCAATCCCGGCAAGCATAAAACTAGATAACTCCATCACGACCCGGTCGTTAGCCGTGGCCTTTTGCACTACCGTGGTTGCAGGAACTCCAATATTTCCAGCCACGTATGCTGCGTGGTGGTTTTGTTGGTCCAGCATCAACTGAATCATCGTGGTTACGGTAGTTTTTCCGTTACTGCCGGTTACCCCAATTAATTCGCTGTCCATCACCCGATATGCTAATTCCGGTTCAGCAATAATCGGGATATCTTGCTCCTTAGCCGCTACTAAAACCGGGTTCGTATACGGTATTCCAGGGTTTTTGACGATTAATTCAACGTGGTGCTGGACCAAAATGTCCTTTGGGTGACTGCCTAAAATCATCTGAACGTTGGCTTGTTTAAGCTGCTCAACCAATTCTTGAGGTTGTTCCGCTTTTGCATCATTTACCAGTACGTGCGCATTCAGTTTACGCAACAAAAGAGCGGCACTAACTCCGCTCTTTGCCATTCCCAAAACGAGAATATTCTTATTTGCTAAATCCTTTATCTCTGCTAATGCTTTCATCCTAAAATCTCCCTACCAAATGCTAATTAACGTAATTAGCGCACCAAGCAATCCTACGAACCAGAAGACGGTGTCGACTTTCCATTCACTCCAACCTAACATCTCAAAATGATGGTGAATAGGACTCATTTTAAAAATTCGGTGTCCGGTTAGTTTAAACGACAATACTTGTAAAATTACGCTAAGGGTTTCTAATACAAATACAATTCCGACCAACAGTAATGACAATTCTTGATTCAAAATGATGGAAACTGCCCCTAGTGCGCCACCTAACGCCAAGGAGCCCATATCTCCCATGAACACCTTTGCTGGTTTGTGATTAAACACAAGGAAAGCAAGCATTGCGCCCACTACCGCCAAACAAAATAGCATTACTGCAGGTTGGTCAAGCTTAGCGGCAATAATTGCGTAAGTTCCGAACGCGATGGTTGATAATCCCGCAACTAACCCATCTAATCCATCAGAAAGGTTGACCGCATTTGAAAATCCAACTAACCAAAAAATTACAAAAAGAGCGTACCAGGCACCTAAATGCCAGACCCCAATTCCAGGAATCGTTAACTGTAATGCTACGCCGGTTTCTTTAATGACCCAGTAAAAAATCAAGCCCCCGATAATTTGACCGAGCAGTTTTTGCCAGGCTTTAAAACCTTCATTTTGCCGTTTTAACAGTTTAATACTGTCATCCCAACATCCAATCAGTCCAAATTCTAAAAGGACGAACAAAAGCATTACTAAGTTAGTGGTTAATAAATGGAATGCTAAGCCACTAATTACCGCGGCCACAATAATCGCCACGATAAAAACTAGGCCGCCCATAGTGGGCGTTCCAGATTTCTTTTGGTGCCACTTTGGGCCTTCTTCCCGGATCATCTGTCCTTCATTACGCGCCCGGAAATAGTGGATAAAACTAGGCATCCCTATCAAAGTAATTACGGCGCTTAAGCCGCACGCTAACAAGTTACTCATTTTTCTTCTCCTATGCTATTTTTTGAGTGTGACCGTCATGGTCATTCCTGATTGAAGGGTCGTTCCCTTTGCTACCGATTGCCCGGATACAAATCCCTTGCCTTGGTATTTCACTTCAATGTTAAACATTTTCGCAAGTTTAATTACGTCATTTTTTGACCATCCGGTAAGGTCCGGCATGGTGACCGTTCCTCCGGTGTTCAACAAGATCCGTTGTCCTACTAGAAGTTTGCTACCGGCGCTTTCGGACTGCTCTACAACCCGTTCGCCATTACCTAGCCGCACTACCGCTACGTTATTTTTACCCAATTCTTTCACCGCATCGTCGGCATCTTTGCCAACTTCGTTTGGTACTTCAATTGAACTATCAATATCCGTATTAGCGGTAGACTTATCTTGTTCTAACGCCTGCTTCATTACCGGGCCAAAAATTTCATCCAGTAGTTGCGTGGCCGTTTTGTCCGCAGGCAAGTTGGGCTTCTTCATCGTAATATACATGATGTACTTTGGATCTTTAGCCGGGGCCATTGCGGCTACCGAATATAGGTAGCTATCGTCGCCAGAAGCGTAGTTACCGTTACTTGCAACCTGCGCCGTCCCGGTTTTCGCCGCAATCCGGTAACCTTTTAGTTTAAAGTCGCCCCCGATTCCGTAAGGCTTGTAGACTACGTCCTGCATTAATTTACGGACTTCTTTGGTCGTTTTAGCCTTTACCGGGCGCCCAACCTTCTTGGTTTTCATCCGATAGGTCGTTTTTCCGGTGTTCGGGTTGACTACTTTCTTAACAAACTGCGGTTTAACCATTTGACCATTATTTGCGATCGCAGTGAAACCTTGCAACATTTGCATTGCCGTCACGTTAATTGCCTGACCAAAGGCAGTATCAGCCTGTTCAATGGGGTAGTCAAATTGCATATTTCCCTTGGATTCCCCTTCTAAGCCAGAATTGGTTGATTCTAGCAAGTGGAATCGTTTAATGTACTTCTTCCAAGTCTTGGTACCCATTTTTTGTTCCAAATGAGCCATCGCCACGTTACTGGAGAGGGCAAATCCCTTTTCGTAAGAAATTAACCCCCAGCCTTCCCGTTTCCAATCAGGCACTATTTGACCATCAATTTCATAAGTACCGGACTTATACACTTCGTCTGGATCAAAATTCCCGCTATCGATTGCGGCAGCGGTAGTAAAAATTTTCATTGTTGAGCCAGGTTCGTAAGTATCCTGAACCAAGCCATTATTCCAAGCTTTGGATAACCCCTTCTTCGTAGAAGCGTTAAACGTGGGCCGTTGGGTAGTTGCCAGGATTGCACCCGTCTTAGCATTCATGATGGTTGCCCCGATTGATTCAGGGTGGGCTTGGGATTGGACCTTGCTAACCGTACTTTCCATAATGGTTTGCAACCGCTGATCTAAGGTAGTGTACACCGTGCTACCATCCCGGGCCGGACGCTCAACTTGAGAGCCTGGCAACTGGTAGCCAAATTTATCCTTTTGTAAGGATTTTTCACCGTCAGTTCCCGTCAGTTGTTTATCCAACATCTTTTCAAGCCCCATTACCCCTGAAAGTTGGGTAGTGTCGCTCCCCTTTTCTTGGGTTTGTTGGGCAAACCCAATTAAGTTAGAAGCAAAGACCCCGTTAGGGTACAACCGGGCTTCTGAAGAAACGAAGTTGATCCCGGTCAACTTATACTTTTCAATTTTTTCCTTAGTGGCCACGGAGATGTTATTCCCTGCACTCCCAAACTCAACCTGAAAAGTTTTAGGGTCGCTAGGACTCAAGGTTTTTAACGCCTTTTTGTAACTAATTGGAAGATACTTACTAAGTACCCGTGCCGTTTTCTTTTTGTCCGTTACGTAAAGAGGCTGGTGGTTAGGGCCCACCTGCTTTTTACTAACGACCGCGTAAATTGAATATGTACTAGTATCTTCAGCAATTGGGTTTCCATTAGTGTCTAAAATCGAGCCCCGTTTTGCCTTGATGGTTTTATTATCAGTGTATAGCCGTTTAGCTTGACTGCTGAGATTGACGCTTTCAATCGTCTTATTAATGGCAATATAAGAAAAGCGCCCAACAATCACTATAAATACTCCCGCTACAATCAATAAAAACCATTTTCCAAACATCATCCGATTGTGCTGAGTTTCCGTAGTATTAGTCGTTCGCTTTTTTGGGTTCATCATTTA encodes:
- the ftsA gene encoding cell division protein FtsA, giving the protein MDNSGIYVGLDIGTTSIKVIVAEYVKGQMNVIGVGREPSDGVNRGVIVDIDKAAIAIKRAIETAERKANIQIQDVVAGIPANLLRIEPVRGMIAISDSSREINNQDVIEVSNAASVHNLPPEQEVVDVLPDEFIVDGFDGIKDPRGMVGVRLEMNGGLITGPKTIIHNLKSAVRQAGLNLVDIVVNPLALGKTILNDGEQDFGTITLDLGAGQSTVAVIHDHHLKYTFVEQEGGQFVTKDISVVLNTSLDNAEQIKQQYGYAVASEAGKESFPVNVVGQNEPVAVDEEYLSEIIEARLEQILTNIKKQLDKIGALDMPGGIVITGGGAALPGIEKLVERIFETNAKLYVPDQMGLRHPAFAQALAILNYEGRMSDVDILAKNAMVSSERTVSDTPQEDVVDEKPKFKRAQATIKHPEPTQERSKPAERNSSPKATSNRFDGIKKWFSDFFD
- a CDS encoding cell division protein FtsQ/DivIB, translating into MKKRKDDENLTPWARYQKEHQQLNRAKKRSKGGKFKNPLKKNSPGNQRKQPPKKKVHHPFRISKPVKIVLASFIGGLILLTVYLCTPVSRVQSITVQGNKRVDSSQVIKKTAIKKNDVIPVAWFTEHKDEAQLVHEFPDLKDVQISVSLLGHVKVKVRENAVMGYVVRNKYYYAVRQDGTVSKKSATQPDGDYPVFRQFKDNQILKRFLSEYAKLPNEVQNDVAEVDYTATKKERHQLHFFMNDGNEVYAVLNTFAKKMKYYPEISASMKKRGIVDLQVGAYSYPRSQADTSTSSSATAEVEDDKSQSTTHEKSSSIKAQLSKSSSASSSSSNSVSDVDYQTQQRRATQNSVTDISSTDDENADVN
- the mraY gene encoding phospho-N-acetylmuramoyl-pentapeptide-transferase; amino-acid sequence: MSNLLACGLSAVITLIGMPSFIHYFRARNEGQMIREEGPKWHQKKSGTPTMGGLVFIVAIIVAAVISGLAFHLLTTNLVMLLFVLLEFGLIGCWDDSIKLLKRQNEGFKAWQKLLGQIIGGLIFYWVIKETGVALQLTIPGIGVWHLGAWYALFVIFWLVGFSNAVNLSDGLDGLVAGLSTIAFGTYAIIAAKLDQPAVMLFCLAVVGAMLAFLVFNHKPAKVFMGDMGSLALGGALGAVSIILNQELSLLLVGIVFVLETLSVILQVLSFKLTGHRIFKMSPIHHHFEMLGWSEWKVDTVFWFVGLLGALITLISIW
- a CDS encoding YggT family protein — translated: MIALIFQLLHWAIQIYMMLIFIWVLMSWLPGAYQSAFGQWLTKICQPYMSWFRFIPPILGIDFSPILALLVLELCSNGLTYIEALLFGVTVYG
- the murD gene encoding UDP-N-acetylmuramoyl-L-alanine--D-glutamate ligase — encoded protein: MKALAEIKDLANKNILVLGMAKSGVSAALLLRKLNAHVLVNDAKAEQPQELVEQLKQANVQMILGSHPKDILVQHHVELIVKNPGIPYTNPVLVAAKEQDIPIIAEPELAYRVMDSELIGVTGSNGKTTVTTMIQLMLDQQNHHAAYVAGNIGVPATTVVQKATANDRVVMELSSFMLAGIDQLHPHIAVVNNIFSNHLDWHKTRENYVNDKMRITENQTKDDYFVINWDNPEWQQLAQRTHAQVVPFSRQDLVENGAYAKNGKLFFRDEYIMDASEIGVPGDQNVENALAAIAVAKIEGVANKHIKQVLQTFSGVKHRIQYVKTLAGRQFYNDSKATDIEATQVALKAFQRPIVLIAGGLDRGDDYTRLVEDLKPHVKEVIVNGQTASRMKEAAQAAGVKVVKDSPRVKDSVAIAFEDSQPGDVILLSPAAASWDQYKTFEERGDEFIAAVENLSKEKGDVTK
- the ftsZ gene encoding cell division protein FtsZ, translating into MEFSMDDNKSKGANIKVIGVGGGGGNAVNRMISEGVKGVQFIVANTDVQALQASNADVKIQLGPKLTKGLGAGSTPEVGAKAAEESQQTIASALEGADMIFVTAGMGGGTGTGAAPMVAKIAKEQGALTVGVVTRPFTFEGPKRARFAAEGVSNLKEHVDTLIIIANNRLLDLVDKKTPMMEAFNEADNVLRQGVQGISDLITSPGYVNLDFADVKTVMQNQGSALMGIGSANGENRTEEATKKAISSPLLETSIDGAEQVLLNITGGPDLSLFEAQAASQIVTEAANDDVNIIFGTSIDEELKDGVRVTVIATGIDKKAGRASLHRQPARTSFESPSSVNTTNTNNISANTEMRGAGSTDNLNNNGAANNQNTQAANDPFGDWQLRQSNNSSNVRPSSPSDDEFKNVEKKEFNAFNDNNNTSSDDESLDTPPFFKRRRK
- the murG gene encoding undecaprenyldiphospho-muramoylpentapeptide beta-N-acetylglucosaminyltransferase, whose amino-acid sequence is MRLMVSGGGTGGHIYPALALIKQVREVEPDSAVLYVGTHKGLENKIVPNAGIDFKTIKIQGFKRSLSLENFKTVGLFLSSVVKARKMIKEFKPDVVLGTGGYVSGAVVFAASMMGIPTVIHEQNSVVGVTNKFLSKFVKKIAISFEAAADQFPKDKVVLTGNPRATEVVKITPQSLDQFGLKDDVPTVLIFGGSRGAEKINEVTMQSLGELAKRNYQTIFVTGRVHFEKLTKDVDLAPYKEKVAVLPYIADMPAMLPRMAVVVGRAGATSLAELTSLGIPSILIPSPYVTNDHQTKNARSLVDQHAAEMITENELTSTTLLAKLDELMLDDQKRSQMAENTKKLGQPQAAEKLYDVLKSVIKA
- a CDS encoding YlmH/Sll1252 family protein — translated: MDNAIGQHFRPEEQPLIEEFSALVQEAKDQNRSILTNFLNPRQQHILRTLVNRDEELKLAFAGGFANAENQRGLIYPEYFIPEEADFLVKVLEIDYPVKFAELEHRQILGTLANSGIQRDTFGDIVHQHDRWQVATNGELEKFFLNEITRIGRIKVRLKPVDQANILSPINDWERIQVTLASLRLDSVVATAFSISRHRAKELIEHRQVQLNWMVDEKADTIIARNDVISVRKYGRIKLVEVLGKTKKDKLKTQLDLIKTR
- a CDS encoding penicillin-binding protein, with protein sequence MMNPKKRTTNTTETQHNRMMFGKWFLLIVAGVFIVIVGRFSYIAINKTIESVNLSSQAKRLYTDNKTIKAKRGSILDTNGNPIAEDTSTYSIYAVVSKKQVGPNHQPLYVTDKKKTARVLSKYLPISYKKALKTLSPSDPKTFQVEFGSAGNNISVATKEKIEKYKLTGINFVSSEARLYPNGVFASNLIGFAQQTQEKGSDTTQLSGVMGLEKMLDKQLTGTDGEKSLQKDKFGYQLPGSQVERPARDGSTVYTTLDQRLQTIMESTVSKVQSQAHPESIGATIMNAKTGAILATTQRPTFNASTKKGLSKAWNNGLVQDTYEPGSTMKIFTTAAAIDSGNFDPDEVYKSGTYEIDGQIVPDWKREGWGLISYEKGFALSSNVAMAHLEQKMGTKTWKKYIKRFHLLESTNSGLEGESKGNMQFDYPIEQADTAFGQAINVTAMQMLQGFTAIANNGQMVKPQFVKKVVNPNTGKTTYRMKTKKVGRPVKAKTTKEVRKLMQDVVYKPYGIGGDFKLKGYRIAAKTGTAQVASNGNYASGDDSYLYSVAAMAPAKDPKYIMYITMKKPNLPADKTATQLLDEIFGPVMKQALEQDKSTANTDIDSSIEVPNEVGKDADDAVKELGKNNVAVVRLGNGERVVEQSESAGSKLLVGQRILLNTGGTVTMPDLTGWSKNDVIKLAKMFNIEVKYQGKGFVSGQSVAKGTTLQSGMTMTVTLKK